In a genomic window of Sporosarcina trichiuri:
- a CDS encoding enoyl-ACP reductase FabI gives MLDELLNLKGKNIVVMGVANERSLAWGISSVLFDVGANVIFTYRKERSLAKLEKALEKNGRNARLVAECDVNEDESIRAAFKKIGEEVGVIHGVVHSVAFAHAEDLHNDFVETSRDGYAFAQDTSAYSLVATAREARPYMTEGGSIITMSYLGAERVLDGYNVMGVAKAALESSMRYLANDLGKEKIRVNAVSAGAVRTLSAKGVPSFNTILHQIEEKAPLRRNITLEEVAKMSMVMLSDLSSGVTGEVVYVDAGYNIMG, from the coding sequence ATGCTTGATGAATTGCTGAACTTGAAAGGGAAAAATATTGTCGTCATGGGGGTTGCCAATGAACGGAGCCTTGCATGGGGAATTTCATCCGTACTGTTCGACGTCGGTGCGAACGTGATCTTCACGTACCGGAAAGAACGGTCGCTCGCCAAGCTCGAGAAAGCGCTGGAGAAGAACGGCCGGAATGCACGGCTCGTTGCGGAATGTGACGTGAATGAGGATGAAAGCATTCGTGCCGCGTTCAAGAAGATCGGCGAGGAAGTCGGCGTCATCCACGGCGTTGTCCATTCTGTCGCATTCGCTCACGCAGAGGACCTGCACAACGATTTCGTCGAGACATCACGGGACGGTTATGCGTTCGCCCAGGACACAAGCGCCTACTCCCTCGTCGCGACAGCCCGGGAAGCACGTCCGTATATGACAGAAGGCGGGTCGATCATCACGATGAGCTATCTGGGCGCAGAACGTGTGCTGGATGGCTATAACGTGATGGGGGTCGCAAAAGCGGCACTCGAATCATCGATGCGCTATCTGGCCAATGATCTTGGGAAAGAGAAGATCCGTGTGAATGCGGTTTCGGCGGGCGCTGTCCGTACACTGTCCGCAAAAGGCGTTCCTTCGTTCAATACGATCCTCCACCAAATCGAGGAAAAAGCGCCGCTTCGCCGGAATATCACACTGGAAGAGGTCGCGAAGATGAGCATGGTCATGCTCAGCGATCTGTCGAGCGGTGTGACAGGTGAAGTCGTCTATGTCGATGCCGGCTATAACATCATGGGCTGA
- a CDS encoding cation diffusion facilitator family transporter, with translation MTNTTHSRPSLIAIWVSLISNIALTVLKIIVGSLFRSPVLLADGFHNAGDVVASAAALTSMRISKRPPDEDHPYGHGKAEVISSALVGLILGAAAIYIAAEAVMAIFETPAAASLLALITAVVSMIWKQALYFYTMRIGRKENSKGLIATAYDHLADVYASLAAVIGIGLGLLGSYFDIPVLLYGDPVAGLIVAVLVFRLAIHIGKEALDILMEKTVSAERLAAFGELIHEFPEVKQIDRLRAREHGHYVLVDIRLSIPADLSIQQGHDITSRLRNAIKDANPDVGEVLIHVNPWYPDDAELPEKTL, from the coding sequence ATGACGAACACCACCCATTCCCGTCCCTCACTCATCGCTATCTGGGTCAGCCTGATCAGCAATATCGCGCTCACCGTCCTGAAGATCATCGTCGGATCGCTGTTCCGCAGTCCCGTGCTGCTTGCGGACGGCTTCCATAATGCCGGGGATGTCGTCGCTTCCGCAGCCGCACTGACATCCATGCGGATTTCCAAACGCCCTCCGGATGAAGACCATCCGTACGGACATGGCAAGGCGGAAGTCATCAGTTCCGCACTCGTCGGCCTCATTTTGGGGGCGGCAGCCATCTATATCGCTGCGGAAGCAGTCATGGCAATCTTTGAAACACCGGCAGCCGCGAGCCTGCTTGCGCTGATCACCGCTGTTGTTTCGATGATCTGGAAGCAGGCCCTCTATTTCTATACGATGCGGATCGGCAGGAAAGAGAACAGCAAAGGGCTGATCGCAACCGCATACGACCACCTGGCTGATGTGTATGCGTCGCTGGCCGCTGTCATCGGGATCGGACTCGGCCTGCTCGGCAGCTACTTTGATATCCCGGTCCTGCTGTACGGCGATCCTGTTGCAGGATTGATCGTCGCTGTGCTCGTCTTCCGCCTTGCCATCCATATCGGCAAAGAGGCCCTCGATATCCTGATGGAGAAAACTGTGAGCGCTGAACGCCTGGCCGCGTTCGGTGAGCTCATCCATGAGTTCCCGGAAGTGAAGCAGATCGACCGCCTCCGCGCACGTGAACACGGGCATTATGTGTTGGTCGATATCCGGCTCAGCATCCCTGCCGACCTGTCGATCCAGCAAGGCCACGATATTACGAGCCGGCTGCGGAACGCCATCAAAGACGCCAATCCGGACGTGGGGGAAGTGCTCATCCATGTGAATCCATGGTATCCGGATGATGCCGAACTGCCGGAAAAGACGTTATGA
- a CDS encoding NlpC/P60 family protein, producing MVKKLLFPILLAALFFSVTYDASAAGAYSDVGDQYAAKAELEFLAERGITASGPNVAFGVNKSITRLDAAEMLVKARDLPTSGRPDPKLADVKKGMPGYGIIAAVADEGIMVGSLQGKFNPQAYLTRAEMAAILVRAFDLKTGQGQTGFAFTDVNQKSFAAPSIGILFANNVTFGYPDHTFKPEMTLTRAHFGIFLARILEPDFREVLACFAPVSKKTYHVSTPVTTLWKAPNLARTVDRPATGDPADMAKWTKSMTIPQKQWLVGKTETQALYGQEVEVLKTSGKWMQIAVKDQYSPKNKAGYPGWVPAAHVKASYADYDGCAKAVVSSPTAKLYASAASGQPFMTISFNTELPVIDTSSGWVKVQTPLDGAKYIRQTDVKVKKPGEAVPKPSQHDILTTAKKFNGLPYLWAGTSGFGLDCSGFTYSVYRQHGIELPRDASVQAVHGTAVAKNRLQPGDLLFFAHNRGQGSVHHVGMYIGDGKMIHSPNPKRTVEIMPITAEPYNSEYAGARRYLR from the coding sequence ATGGTTAAAAAACTGCTTTTCCCCATACTGCTTGCCGCCCTTTTTTTCTCTGTGACATATGATGCATCTGCCGCCGGAGCCTACAGCGACGTGGGCGACCAATACGCGGCCAAAGCCGAATTGGAGTTTCTCGCGGAACGGGGTATCACAGCTTCAGGTCCGAACGTCGCTTTCGGCGTCAACAAGTCCATCACCAGACTTGACGCTGCTGAAATGCTCGTGAAGGCACGGGACCTTCCGACTTCCGGCAGACCGGATCCGAAACTCGCCGATGTGAAGAAAGGGATGCCGGGGTACGGCATCATAGCAGCCGTCGCCGATGAAGGGATCATGGTCGGCAGTCTGCAGGGGAAATTCAATCCTCAGGCTTATCTGACGCGTGCCGAGATGGCTGCCATCCTCGTGCGTGCGTTCGACCTGAAGACAGGACAGGGCCAGACAGGCTTTGCATTCACAGACGTGAATCAGAAAAGCTTTGCAGCCCCGTCCATCGGGATCCTGTTCGCGAACAATGTTACGTTCGGCTATCCGGACCATACGTTCAAGCCGGAAATGACATTGACCCGGGCCCATTTCGGAATCTTCCTCGCCCGGATCCTGGAGCCGGACTTCCGTGAAGTGCTCGCGTGCTTCGCGCCGGTCAGTAAAAAGACCTACCATGTCAGCACGCCGGTGACGACTTTGTGGAAAGCGCCGAATCTCGCACGGACTGTCGACCGGCCGGCCACAGGGGATCCTGCCGATATGGCGAAGTGGACGAAGTCGATGACGATTCCGCAGAAGCAGTGGCTCGTCGGGAAGACGGAAACACAGGCCCTGTACGGACAGGAAGTCGAAGTTCTGAAGACATCCGGAAAGTGGATGCAGATCGCAGTGAAAGACCAGTACTCGCCGAAGAACAAAGCTGGCTACCCGGGATGGGTGCCGGCAGCACACGTGAAGGCAAGCTATGCCGATTACGATGGATGTGCAAAAGCGGTTGTCAGTTCACCAACAGCCAAGCTTTATGCTTCCGCAGCATCGGGGCAGCCGTTCATGACAATCAGTTTCAATACGGAGCTGCCGGTGATTGACACTTCGTCCGGTTGGGTCAAAGTGCAGACTCCTCTTGATGGTGCGAAGTATATCCGCCAGACAGACGTGAAAGTGAAGAAGCCGGGGGAAGCCGTGCCGAAGCCATCCCAGCACGATATCCTTACAACTGCGAAGAAATTCAACGGACTGCCGTACTTGTGGGCAGGCACCTCCGGCTTTGGCCTGGACTGCTCCGGGTTCACCTATTCGGTCTACCGTCAGCACGGAATCGAGCTGCCGCGGGATGCCAGCGTCCAGGCAGTGCATGGGACGGCAGTAGCGAAAAACCGCCTGCAGCCGGGGGATCTCCTCTTCTTTGCACATAACAGAGGGCAGGGCAGTGTCCATCATGTCGGGATGTATATCGGTGACGGGAAAATGATCCACTCGCCAAATCCGAAACGGACTGTCGAAATCATGCCGATCACAGCTGAACCGTATAACAGTGAATATGCCGGTGCACGCCGATACCTCAGGTGA
- a CDS encoding YugN family protein, which produces MIELTTGLEGRKTNYGSIRHRLEEAGYHLGGNWDYDSGFFDRVLNREGGETIYVRAPFRVVAGILDEDHAALLFAKPFLIKHVVNVGFESDESSLLTATFNQFQEPVDKDGRIADKRKWEEIGTREINRLLEIMR; this is translated from the coding sequence ATGATTGAACTGACAACGGGACTTGAAGGACGCAAGACTAATTATGGCAGCATCCGGCACCGGCTGGAAGAGGCCGGCTATCATCTTGGCGGCAACTGGGACTATGACAGCGGGTTTTTTGACAGGGTGCTCAACAGGGAAGGAGGGGAGACGATCTACGTCCGGGCGCCGTTCCGGGTGGTTGCGGGAATTCTGGATGAGGATCATGCGGCTCTCCTCTTTGCGAAACCGTTCCTCATCAAGCATGTCGTCAACGTCGGTTTTGAGTCCGATGAGAGCTCATTGCTGACAGCCACCTTCAACCAGTTCCAGGAACCGGTCGATAAGGACGGCCGTATTGCGGACAAACGGAAATGGGAGGAAATCGGCACAAGGGAAATCAACAGGCTCCTAGAAATCATGCGGTGA
- the argH gene encoding argininosuccinate lyase, which produces MKLWGGRFTSEEHELMEQFNTSLPIDHRLIADDIAGSLAHVAMLVHCDLLTPEEGETLADGLEAIQADVNSGALKVEGDYEDVHSFVEMQLTQRIGEAGKKLHTARSRNDQVAVDMRLYAKRTARETAAALQSLIDSLHAKGMQHDVIMPGYTHLQRAQVVTFSHHLGAYVQMFKRDKKRIENAAELMDENPLGCGALAGTTHTIDRTVTTELLHFAKPVDNYMDGVSDRDFLLELMSDFSIAMMHLSRLSEELILWSSQEFKFITMADAYSTGSSIMPQKKNPDAAELIRGKTGRVYGSLFALLTTLKGLPLAYNKDMQEDKEQFFDAADTVIDCLGIMARMIDTMQVNEQNMRGAVKAGFLNATEVADYFVSKGVPFRDAHSIVGRLILYCEQEGKGIEDLTAAELQQFSSTIGEDLFAYIDYDAIIGKGTKKAMKANN; this is translated from the coding sequence ATGAAATTATGGGGCGGACGTTTCACATCGGAAGAACACGAACTTATGGAGCAGTTCAACACGTCGCTGCCGATCGACCATCGACTGATTGCAGACGACATCGCGGGCAGCCTTGCACATGTTGCGATGCTGGTACATTGCGATTTGCTGACACCGGAAGAAGGGGAGACGCTTGCGGATGGCCTGGAGGCGATCCAGGCGGACGTCAATTCCGGAGCTTTGAAAGTCGAAGGCGACTATGAAGACGTCCACTCGTTCGTCGAAATGCAATTGACACAGCGGATCGGTGAAGCAGGCAAAAAACTGCATACAGCGCGCAGCCGGAATGATCAAGTGGCGGTCGATATGAGGCTGTACGCGAAACGGACAGCAAGGGAAACTGCTGCTGCCCTTCAATCGCTCATCGACTCCCTGCATGCAAAGGGGATGCAACATGATGTCATCATGCCCGGATATACGCATCTGCAGCGGGCACAGGTCGTCACGTTCAGTCATCATCTCGGCGCGTATGTCCAAATGTTCAAACGGGACAAGAAGAGGATCGAGAATGCGGCTGAACTGATGGATGAAAACCCGCTCGGCTGCGGGGCGCTCGCCGGCACGACACATACGATCGACAGAACTGTGACGACCGAGCTGCTGCACTTCGCTAAACCCGTGGATAATTATATGGACGGTGTCAGTGACCGCGATTTCCTGCTGGAGCTCATGTCGGATTTCTCCATTGCCATGATGCATCTGAGCCGTCTCAGCGAAGAGCTGATTTTGTGGAGCAGCCAGGAATTCAAGTTCATCACGATGGCGGATGCCTATTCAACAGGCAGCAGCATCATGCCGCAAAAGAAGAATCCGGACGCCGCTGAACTGATCCGCGGAAAGACAGGGAGGGTCTATGGGTCGCTGTTCGCTCTTCTGACGACGCTGAAAGGGCTGCCGCTTGCCTATAACAAAGACATGCAGGAGGATAAGGAACAATTCTTCGATGCTGCCGATACGGTCATCGACTGCCTCGGCATCATGGCGCGCATGATCGACACGATGCAGGTGAATGAGCAAAACATGAGAGGCGCGGTCAAAGCAGGGTTCCTGAATGCGACAGAAGTCGCGGACTATTTCGTCAGCAAAGGGGTGCCGTTCCGGGATGCCCACAGTATCGTCGGCCGCCTGATCTTGTATTGCGAGCAGGAAGGCAAGGGGATCGAAGACCTGACAGCTGCCGAACTGCAGCAGTTCAGCAGCACAATCGGGGAAGACCTTTTCGCCTATATCGATTATGATGCGATCATCGGAAAAGGGACGAAGAAAGCGATGAAAGCCAACAACTGA